The Molothrus aeneus isolate 106 chromosome 15, BPBGC_Maene_1.0, whole genome shotgun sequence genome includes a region encoding these proteins:
- the RNF145 gene encoding RING finger protein 145, producing the protein MAAKEKLEAVLNVALRVPSIMLLDVLYRWDVSSFFQQIQRSSLHNNPLFQYKYLALNMHYVGYILSVVLLTLPRQHLVQLYLYFLTALLLYAGHQISRDYVRSELESGYEGPMYLEPLSMNRFMTALVGQLVVCTLCSCVMKTKQIWLFSAHMLPLLARLCLVPLETIVIINKFAMIFTGLEVLYFLASNLLVPYNLAKSAYRELVQVVEVYGLLALGMSLWNQLVVPVLFMVFWLVLFALQIYSYFSTRDQPASRERLLFLFLTSIAECCSTPYSLLGLVFTVSFVALGVLTLCKFYLQGYRAFMNDPAMNRGMTEGVTLLILAVQTGLIELQVVHRAFLLSIILFIVVASILQSMLEIADPIVLALGASRDKSLWKHFRAVSLCLFLLVFPAYMAYMICQFFHMDFWLLIIISSSILTSLQVLGTLFIYVLFMVEEFRKEPVENMDDVIYYVNGTYRLLEFLVALCVVAYGVSETIFGEWTVMGSVIIFIHSYYNVWLRAQLGWKSFLLRRDAVNKIKSLPVATKEQLEQHNDICAICYQDMKTAVITPCSHFFHAGCLKKWLYVQETCPLCHCQLKSPSQLPGLGPEPVQQPNPSAEQNTRPGDAAEPGAECDQRPSVKDSPSGGHDGHESPEASAHPGGSQSMDSDSSPCEASQGAACAAELIAAPQGGSARDLRVCVQL; encoded by the exons atGGCTGCAAAGGAGAAGTTGGAGGCAGTATTAAACGTGGCCCTAAGGGTCCCCAGCATCATGCTGTTGGATGTCTTGTACAGATGGGATGTCAGCTCATTCTTCCAGCAGATCCAAAGAAGTAGCCTGCACAACAACCCTCTCTTCCAGTACAAGTACTTGGCCCTTAATATGCATTATGTGG GTTACATCTTAAGTGTTGTGCTCCTAACTTTGCCAAGGCAACACCTGGTTCAGCTTTACCTGTACTTTTTGACTGCACTGCTGCTTTATGCTGGGCACCAAATTTCCAG GGATTACGTGAGGAGCGAACTGGAATCAGGCTATGAAGGACCAATGTACTTGGAGCCTCTCTCCATGAACCGTTTCATGACTGCTTTAGTAG GGCAGCTGGTGGTGTGCACGCTCTGCTCCTGCGTCATGAAGACCAAGCAGATCTGGCTCTTCTCCGCGCACATGCTCCCTCTGCTGGCTCGGCTCTGCCTCGTCCCGCTCGAGACCATCGTCATCATCAACAAATTCGCCATGATTTTCACCGGTTTGGAAGTTCTCTACTTCCTGGCATCGAATCTTCTGGTGCCCTACAACCTGGCGAAGTCTGCCTACAGAGAGCTTGTCCAG GTGGTGGAGGTGTATGGGctcctggcactgggaatgtcTCTGTGGAACCAGCTGGTAGTCCCAGTGCTTTTCATGGTCTTCTGGCTCGTCTTATTTGCTCTTCAGATCTATTCCTATTTCAGTACACGGGACCAGCCTGCCTCCAGAGAGaggctcctcttcctcttcttgaCCAG TATTGCCGAATGCTGTAGCACTCCATACTCACTGCTGGGATTGGTTTTCACGGTCTCTTTTGTTGCTCTGGGAGTTCTGACTCTCTGCAAGTTTTACCTGCAGGGTTACCGAGCGTTCATGAACGATCCTGCTATGAACAG GGGGATGACTGAAGGAGTCACACTCCTGATCCTGGCTGTGCAGACAGGTTTGATTGAGCTCCAAGTTGTGCATCGGGCGTTCCTGCTCAGTATTATTCTTTTCATTGTGGTGGCATCCATCCTTCAGTCCATGCTGGAAATTGCTGATCCCATTGTCTTGGCACTGGGAGCCTCAAGGGACAA GAGTCTGTGGAAGCACTTCCGAGCAGTCAGCCTCTGTCTGTTCTTACTGGTGTTCCCTGCGTACATGGCCTACATGATTTGTCAGTTTTTCCACATGGATTTCTGGCTGTTGATCATTATCTCCAGCAGTATTCTAACCTCTCTTCAG GTGCTTGGGACCCTCTTCATTTATGTTCTGTTCATGGTGGAGGAATTCAGGAAGGAGCCAGTGGAGAACATGGACGATGTGATCTACTACGTGAACGGCACCTACCGGCTGCTGGAGTTCctggtggctctgtgtgtgGTGGCCTATGGAGTCTCAGAAACCATCTTTGGAGAGTGGACTGTCATGGGCTCCGTCATCATCTTCATCCACTCCTACTACAACGTGTGGCTGcgggcccagctgggctggaagagTTTCCTTCTTCGCAGGGATGCTGTGAATAAGATAAAATCTCTGCCTGTGGCCAcgaaggagcagctggagcagcacaatGACATCTGTGCCATCTGCTACCAG GATATGAAAACTGCTGTAATCACTCCATGTAGCCATTTTTTTCATGCGGGTTGtcttaagaaatggctgtacgtGCAAGAAACCTGCCCTCTGTGCCACTGCCAACTGAAGAGCCCTTCACAGCTCCCAGGACTGGGACCAGAGCCAGTGCAGCAGCCAAATCCTAGTGCAGAGCAAAACACCAGGCCTGGAGATGCAGCTGAGCCTGGTGCTGAATGTGACCAGAGGCCAAGTGTGAAGGACAGCCCGAGCGGGGGCCACGATGGACACGAGAGCCCCGAGGCCTCTGCCCACCCAGGGGGGTCTCAGAGCATGGACAGTGACAGCAGCCCCTGTGAGgccagccagggagcagcctgtgctgcagaactcaTTGCAGCCCCACAGGGGGGCTCTGCTCGAGATCTGAGGGTTTGTGTCCAGCTCTGA